A region of Pseudomonas sp. Marseille-Q3773 DNA encodes the following proteins:
- a CDS encoding type I secretion system permease/ATPase: protein MHKSPRTRSELAEVLFRLRRSFFALAAFSGVINVMMLTPSIYMLQVYDRALVSRNVTTLSMLTLLVIGLFLLMSALEMIRTRVLIRVGNGLDMDLNRRIFSAAFERNLSRAGGNPAQALQDLAQVRQFLTGNGLFAFFDAPWTPIYLLVSYLIHPLLGLVTLVGSLILVGLAYLTEKATQKPLAEANQAALSSASYANNNLRNAEVIEAMGMLPAIGKRWYQGHLRILQMQTLASDRAALISSTGRFVRITLQSVILGTGALLAIEGKITPGMMIACSILTGRALGPVEQVIASWKQLLGCRSAWGRLNELLHDYPQRPPSMSLQRPLGMLAVESVIAGAPGTNNPIIRGVSFSLTPGESLGIIGPSASGKSTLARLLVGVWPAQAGKVRLDGADIFTWNKAELGPWLGYLPQDVELFEGTIAENIARFAEVDSDAVIRAARSSGVHDMILRFPQGYDTRLAADGTPLSGGQKQRIALARALYGEPNLVVLDEPNANLDDVGEKALVDALAELKARGATVILISHRPNVLCAVDKVLMLRDGAVHMLGSRDEVFAALRKASVIPAGSAAPLASVKVRE, encoded by the coding sequence ATGCACAAGTCGCCACGCACCCGCTCCGAGCTCGCAGAGGTGTTGTTTCGCCTGCGGCGCAGCTTTTTCGCCCTCGCCGCGTTCAGCGGCGTGATAAACGTCATGATGTTGACGCCATCTATTTATATGTTGCAGGTGTATGACCGTGCCCTGGTCAGCCGCAACGTCACCACCCTGAGCATGCTCACGCTGCTGGTGATCGGCCTGTTCCTGCTGATGTCGGCGCTGGAGATGATTCGCACCCGCGTATTGATCCGCGTGGGCAACGGCCTGGACATGGACCTCAACCGGCGCATCTTCAGCGCCGCCTTCGAGCGCAACCTCAGCCGTGCTGGCGGCAACCCGGCCCAGGCCCTGCAGGACCTGGCCCAGGTGCGGCAGTTTCTCACCGGCAACGGCCTGTTCGCCTTCTTCGACGCACCCTGGACGCCGATCTACCTGCTGGTCAGTTACCTGATCCATCCGCTGCTGGGGCTGGTCACGCTGGTCGGCTCGCTGATCCTGGTGGGCCTGGCCTACCTCACCGAGAAAGCCACGCAAAAACCTCTGGCCGAAGCCAACCAGGCGGCCCTGTCATCGGCCAGCTACGCCAACAACAACCTGCGCAATGCCGAAGTGATCGAGGCCATGGGCATGCTGCCGGCGATCGGCAAGCGCTGGTACCAAGGCCACCTGCGCATCCTGCAGATGCAGACGCTGGCCTCCGACCGCGCGGCACTGATCAGCAGCACCGGGCGTTTCGTACGCATCACCTTGCAATCGGTCATCCTCGGTACCGGCGCGCTGCTGGCGATCGAAGGCAAGATCACCCCGGGCATGATGATTGCCTGCTCGATCCTCACTGGCCGTGCCCTGGGGCCGGTGGAACAGGTGATCGCCTCGTGGAAACAGTTGCTCGGCTGCCGGTCGGCCTGGGGTCGGCTGAACGAGCTGCTGCACGACTACCCGCAGCGGCCACCGAGCATGTCGCTGCAGCGCCCGCTGGGCATGCTTGCCGTGGAAAGCGTGATCGCCGGTGCCCCCGGGACCAACAACCCCATCATACGTGGGGTGAGCTTCAGCCTGACCCCGGGTGAAAGCCTCGGCATCATCGGCCCGTCGGCTTCCGGCAAGTCCACCCTCGCCCGCCTGCTGGTCGGCGTGTGGCCGGCCCAGGCCGGCAAGGTGCGCCTGGACGGCGCCGACATCTTCACCTGGAACAAGGCCGAGCTGGGCCCCTGGCTTGGCTACCTGCCGCAGGACGTGGAGCTGTTCGAGGGCACCATCGCCGAGAACATCGCCCGCTTTGCCGAAGTGGACAGCGACGCGGTCATCCGCGCGGCCCGCAGCAGTGGCGTGCACGACATGATCCTGCGCTTCCCGCAGGGCTACGACACCCGCCTGGCGGCCGATGGCACGCCGTTGTCCGGTGGCCAGAAGCAACGCATCGCCCTGGCCCGTGCGCTGTACGGCGAACCGAACCTGGTGGTGCTGGACGAGCCCAACGCCAACCTCGACGACGTCGGCGAAAAAGCCCTGGTCGATGCGCTGGCCGAACTCAAGGCACGCGGGGCTACCGTGATCCTGATATCCCACCGGCCCAATGTGCTGTGCGCTGTCGACAAGGTGCTGATGCTACGTGACGGTGCCGTGCACATGCTCGGCAGCCGCGATGAAGTGTTCGCGGCGTTGCGCAAGGCCAGCGTGATCCCGGCGGGGAGCGCTGCGCCGCTGGCCTCGGTAAAAGTACGGGAGTGA
- a CDS encoding HlyD family type I secretion periplasmic adaptor subunit, translated as MQMTHHTELIPAEARNLIDLDASRPARWGIWLVIAGFGGFLLWSCLAPLDAGVVATGTVKVTSNRKAVQHLTGGTVEAILVREGDVVKKGQEVVRLDALRAVAEQGAVSAQYIVSKTVENRLEAERDGRDTITFDPALLKHYHNDPRLLAAMDLQQRLLDTRRAGLAGELSILEENLAATAVQLKGLQQVYGARASQIGFLSQELQGTRVLAAEGYVPRNRLLELERNNADLSAGQAENLNNIARARSQATEIKLRILQRQHDYLKEVESQLTDTAKENTTLADRLRALDYEVTHTVIRSPIDGMVQALSIATVGGIIQPGAKIMEVVPLDQPLQVDAMIPVQAIDKMVQGLDVDLAFPAFNHAKTPNIPGRVKTISADRLMDEESKQPYYLAQVEVTQAGMGLLGSNHIRPGMPATVTIKTGERNLLSYLLKPMLERVDASFKEQ; from the coding sequence ATGCAGATGACCCATCACACCGAGTTGATTCCGGCAGAGGCGCGCAACCTGATCGACCTGGATGCCAGCCGGCCGGCACGCTGGGGCATATGGCTGGTCATCGCCGGCTTTGGCGGTTTCCTGCTGTGGTCGTGCCTGGCGCCGCTGGATGCCGGGGTGGTGGCCACGGGCACGGTCAAGGTCACCAGCAATCGCAAGGCGGTCCAGCACCTGACCGGCGGCACGGTCGAGGCGATCCTGGTACGCGAGGGCGATGTGGTGAAGAAAGGCCAGGAGGTGGTTCGCCTCGATGCGCTGCGCGCAGTGGCCGAACAGGGTGCGGTCAGTGCCCAGTACATCGTCAGCAAGACCGTGGAAAACCGCCTGGAAGCCGAGCGCGACGGCCGCGACACGATCACCTTCGACCCCGCCCTGCTCAAGCACTACCACAACGACCCGCGCCTGCTGGCGGCCATGGACCTGCAGCAACGGCTGCTGGACACCCGCCGCGCCGGGCTGGCCGGTGAACTGAGCATCCTCGAGGAAAACCTGGCCGCCACGGCGGTGCAGCTCAAGGGCCTGCAGCAGGTGTACGGGGCGCGCGCCTCGCAGATCGGTTTCCTCAGCCAGGAACTGCAAGGCACCCGGGTACTGGCCGCCGAAGGTTATGTGCCGCGCAACCGCCTGCTGGAGCTGGAGCGCAACAATGCCGACCTGTCCGCCGGCCAGGCCGAGAACCTCAACAATATCGCCCGGGCACGCAGCCAGGCCACCGAGATCAAGCTGCGCATCCTGCAGCGCCAGCACGACTACCTCAAGGAAGTGGAGTCGCAACTGACCGACACCGCCAAGGAGAACACCACCCTGGCCGACCGCCTGCGTGCGCTGGACTATGAAGTAACCCACACGGTGATCCGCTCGCCGATCGACGGTATGGTCCAGGCCCTGAGCATCGCCACGGTCGGCGGCATCATCCAGCCAGGGGCCAAGATCATGGAAGTCGTGCCACTCGACCAGCCGCTACAGGTCGACGCGATGATCCCGGTGCAGGCCATCGACAAGATGGTGCAGGGCCTGGACGTGGACCTGGCCTTCCCCGCCTTCAACCATGCGAAGACGCCAAACATCCCGGGGCGGGTCAAGACCATCTCCGCCGACCGCCTGATGGACGAAGAAAGCAAGCAGCCGTACTACCTGGCCCAGGTGGAAGTGACGCAGGCCGGCATGGGCCTGCTGGGCAGCAACCACATTCGCCCCGGCATGCCGGCCACCGTCACCATCAAGACCGGCGAGCGCAACCTGCTCAGCTACCTGCTCAAGCCGATGCTCGAACGCGTGGACGCCTCGTTCAAGGAGCAATGA